A window from Cryptomeria japonica chromosome 1, Sugi_1.0, whole genome shotgun sequence encodes these proteins:
- the LOC131875048 gene encoding uncharacterized protein LOC131875048 yields the protein MVINSLWSVWKQSHTERALKVRALILSEKWWDDVEYVLNFTEPIMSMIRYADTDRPCLGEIYDGMDCMVEKIKEVINRKENDPTETFFKVVQKIVVDRWNKMTTPLHLLAFALTPKFYSAEMLATPRRVPPYRDAEVASGYRAAYKKIYQDEETRNIVMREFGQFVSAKNHDVVALNARYGMDADEWWYVHGQGSIYLQPLAIKLNSQVASSSSAERNWSTYSFIHSVKRNRLGAKKAEDLVYVHSNLHLLSHKDPGYSEGVTSNWDLAPECADLDATVAQLCQISIDEAVMEFERDIASGSGIPFDIGSTDAEFEPLDDHGLGLDASDEDEYGI from the exons atggtcatcaacagcttgtggagtgtatggaagcagtcccacacagaaagagctctaaaagtaagagcattgatccttagtgagaaatggtgggatgatgtggaatatgttttgaatttcactgagcccatcatgagcatgatcaggtatgctgatactgatcgcccatgtttgggcgagatttatgatggcatggattgcatggtggaaaaaataaaagaagtaataaatagaaaagaaaatgacccaacggaaacatttttcaaagttgtgcagaaaattgttgttgaccgttggaacaagatgaccacccccttacatctcttagcatttgctttgacaccaaaattttatagtgcagagatgcttgcaacaccaaggagggtgccaccatatagagatgcagaggttgcttctggctatagggctgcctataaaaagatatatcaagatgaggagacaagaaatattgtcatgagggagtttggccaatttgtatctgcaaaaaatcatgatgttgtagctcttaatgctagatatgggatggatgctgatgagtggtggtatgtacatggtcaaggctccatttacttgcagcctcttgcaattaaacttaactcccaa gttgcaagttcttcttcagctgagcggaattggagtacatactccttcatccactcagtcaaacgtaatcgtttgggtgcaaagaaagctgaggatttggtctacgtacactccaaccttcatttgttgtcacataaggaccctggatatagtgagggtgtaacaagcaattgggatctagcccctgagtgtgctgatttagatgctacagttgcacaacttTGCCAAATCTCTATAGACGAGGCAGTTATGGAATTTGAGAGAGacatagctagtgggagtggcattccatttgatattggttcaactgatgctgaatttgaaccacttgatgaccatgggcttgggttggatgcttcagatgaagatgaatatggaatttaa